A stretch of Allostreptomyces psammosilenae DNA encodes these proteins:
- a CDS encoding glycoside hydrolase family 9 protein, protein MTHQPPHPPSGRPRTRPGRRRALGAFTIVSLLGGALALPAVGSAQAADDAPEQIVNGDFANGTAPWWWTENAPGAVVDGRLCADVPGGTLNPWDAIIGQNDLPLIAGESYALTYTATSTVPVTIRTNVQMATEPWTTELAEADQIDATAEPISHVFTAGADHEAAQLAFQIGGSDEPFTFCLDDVSLRGGAEPPVYVPDTGSRVRVNQVGYLPRGVKSATVVTEATTPLTWTLKAADGSVTATGSTTPGGVDPTSRQNVHTFDFSSVTTAGDGYTITVDGETSEPFSIGDDLYAGLRTDALAYFYHNRSGIEIDADLVGEEYARPAGHIGVAPNLGDTDVPCQPGVCDYRLDVSGGWYDAGDHGKYVVNGGISVAQMMATYERTLTTEGADGAPLGDGELRVPEQGNDVPDILDEARWQLDFLMKMQVPAGEPLAGMVHHKMHDAQWTGLPMLPHLDPQQRELHPPSTAATLNVAATGAQCARLFEEFDQAFADRCLQAAETAWAAARANPAIYADPNDGVGGGAYNDNDVRDEFYWAAAELFTTTGKDVYRQALLSSPLHGDTEAVFPRGGISWGATSGLGALTLATVPNGLSATELARVRAMVTEAADGFAEDSRTQLYGVPYAPANNHYVWGSNSQVLNNMVVLAVAHDLTGETRYRDAVLRGTDYLLGRNPLNQSYVTGYGERDSKNQHHRFWANQLDPDLPNPAPGSVAGGPNVEIQDPVAQENLQGCAPAMCYIDDIGSWATNEITINWNAPLAFVASYLDDLGDGTGEDGGEEPQPAACDVRYTSHRWNSGFTSYVTLKNTGTTPVTGWELKWSFADNQRITNPWSAQVTQSGAEVTARPMSWNSTIAPGASVTFGFNGTSSGTVADPTAFTMNGGACTKS, encoded by the coding sequence GTGACCCACCAGCCACCCCACCCGCCCTCCGGGCGGCCCCGAACCAGGCCCGGCCGCCGCCGCGCCCTCGGGGCGTTCACCATCGTCAGCCTGCTCGGCGGCGCGCTGGCCCTGCCCGCCGTCGGGTCGGCGCAGGCCGCCGACGACGCCCCGGAGCAGATCGTCAACGGCGACTTCGCCAACGGCACGGCTCCGTGGTGGTGGACGGAGAACGCCCCCGGCGCCGTCGTCGACGGCCGGCTGTGCGCCGACGTCCCCGGCGGCACCCTCAACCCCTGGGACGCCATCATCGGGCAGAACGACCTGCCGCTGATCGCCGGGGAGAGCTACGCCCTCACCTACACGGCCACCTCCACGGTGCCGGTGACCATCCGCACCAACGTCCAGATGGCCACCGAGCCGTGGACCACGGAGCTGGCCGAGGCCGACCAGATCGACGCCACCGCCGAGCCGATCTCCCACGTCTTCACGGCCGGGGCCGACCACGAGGCGGCGCAGCTGGCGTTCCAGATCGGCGGAAGCGACGAGCCGTTCACCTTCTGCCTGGACGACGTCTCGCTGCGCGGCGGCGCGGAGCCGCCGGTCTACGTGCCGGACACCGGCTCCCGGGTGCGCGTGAACCAGGTGGGCTACCTGCCCCGCGGCGTCAAGAGCGCCACCGTGGTGACCGAGGCCACCACGCCGCTGACCTGGACGCTGAAGGCGGCCGACGGCAGCGTCACGGCCACCGGCAGCACCACGCCGGGCGGGGTGGACCCCACGTCGCGGCAGAACGTGCACACCTTCGACTTCAGCTCCGTCACCACGGCCGGCGACGGCTACACCATCACGGTCGACGGCGAGACCAGCGAGCCGTTCTCCATCGGCGACGACCTGTACGCCGGGCTGCGCACCGACGCGCTCGCGTACTTCTACCACAACCGCAGCGGCATCGAGATCGACGCGGACCTGGTCGGCGAGGAGTACGCGCGGCCGGCCGGCCACATCGGCGTGGCGCCCAACCTGGGCGACACCGACGTGCCGTGCCAGCCCGGGGTGTGCGACTACCGGCTGGACGTCTCGGGCGGCTGGTACGACGCGGGCGACCACGGCAAGTACGTGGTCAACGGCGGCATCTCGGTGGCCCAGATGATGGCCACCTACGAGCGCACGCTCACCACCGAGGGCGCCGACGGCGCCCCGCTCGGCGACGGCGAGCTGCGCGTGCCCGAGCAGGGCAACGACGTGCCGGACATCCTCGACGAGGCCCGCTGGCAGCTCGACTTCCTGATGAAGATGCAGGTCCCGGCGGGCGAGCCGCTGGCCGGCATGGTGCACCACAAGATGCACGACGCCCAGTGGACCGGCCTGCCGATGCTGCCGCACCTGGACCCGCAGCAGCGTGAGCTGCACCCGCCGTCCACCGCCGCCACGCTGAACGTGGCCGCGACGGGGGCCCAGTGCGCCCGGCTGTTCGAGGAGTTCGACCAGGCCTTCGCCGACCGCTGCCTCCAGGCCGCGGAGACCGCCTGGGCGGCCGCGCGGGCCAACCCGGCGATCTACGCGGACCCGAACGACGGCGTGGGCGGCGGCGCCTACAACGACAACGACGTGCGGGACGAGTTCTACTGGGCCGCCGCGGAGCTGTTCACCACCACCGGCAAGGACGTCTACCGGCAGGCGCTGCTCTCCTCGCCGCTGCACGGCGACACCGAGGCGGTCTTCCCGCGCGGCGGCATCTCCTGGGGCGCCACCTCCGGCCTGGGGGCGCTGACCCTGGCCACCGTGCCGAACGGGCTGAGCGCCACCGAGCTCGCCAGGGTGCGCGCCATGGTCACCGAGGCCGCCGACGGCTTCGCCGAGGACTCCCGCACCCAGCTGTACGGCGTCCCCTACGCCCCGGCCAACAACCACTACGTCTGGGGCTCCAACAGCCAGGTCCTGAACAACATGGTGGTGCTCGCCGTCGCGCACGACCTGACCGGCGAGACCCGCTACCGGGACGCGGTGCTGCGCGGCACGGACTACCTGCTGGGCCGCAACCCGCTGAACCAGTCCTACGTGACCGGCTACGGCGAGCGCGACTCCAAGAACCAGCACCACCGCTTCTGGGCGAACCAGCTCGACCCGGACCTGCCGAACCCGGCCCCCGGCTCGGTGGCGGGCGGGCCCAACGTCGAGATCCAGGACCCGGTGGCCCAGGAGAACCTGCAGGGCTGCGCGCCGGCGATGTGCTACATCGACGACATCGGCTCGTGGGCGACCAACGAGATCACCATCAACTGGAACGCGCCGCTGGCCTTCGTCGCCTCCTACCTCGACGACCTCGGTGACGGCACCGGCGAGGACGGCGGCGAGGAACCGCAGCCGGCCGCCTGCGACGTGCGCTACACCTCCCACCGCTGGAACAGCGGCTTCACCAGCTACGTGACGCTGAAGAACACCGGCACCACGCCGGTCACCGGCTGGGAACTGAAGTGGTCCTTCGCCGACAACCAGCGGATCACCAACCCGTGGAGCGCCCAGGTGACGCAGAGCGGGGCGGAGGTGACGGCGCGGCCGATGTCCTGGAACTCCACCATCGCGCCGGGGGCGTCGGTGACCTTCGGGTTCAACGGCACCTCCTCGGGCACGGTGGCCGACCCGACCGCCTTCACCATGAACGGCGGTGCCTGCACCAAGTCCTGA
- a CDS encoding urease subunit alpha, translating to MREIARPTYADLFGPTAGDRIRLADTDLFVEIEQDLSGGNGPSGGDEAVFGGGKVIRESMGQARTTRAEGAPDTVITGAVILDHWGIVKADVGIRDGRICGIGKAGNPDTMDGVRPSLVIGPETEIIAGNGRILTAGAIDAHVHFITPTLADEALSAGVTTMVGGGTGPAEGSKATTVTPGSWHLARMLEALDSTPVNIGLLAKGNTVSEAALLAQLRGGAAGFKIHEDWGATPAVIDACLRVCEDTGAQLAIHTDTLNEAGFVEDTLAAIAGRTIHTYHTEGAGGGHAPDIIEVVAQPNVLPSSTNPTRPHTVNTVDEHLDMLMVCHHLNPAVPEDLAFAESRIRPTTIAAEDVLHDLGAISIISSDSQAMGRIGEVILRTWQTAHVMKRRRGPLAGDGPADNLRARRYVAKYTINPAIAQGLHTEIGSVETGKLADLVLWTPAFFGVKPDLVIKGGTIAWAQMGDANASIPTPQPVLPRGMFGATGRAASTGSLNFVSPLAIEDSLPERLHLHKPFTATASTRGVTKDDMRLNDARPHVEVDPDTFTVRIDGDPVEPEPARELPMAQRYFLF from the coding sequence ATGCGTGAGATCGCCCGCCCCACCTACGCCGACCTCTTCGGCCCCACCGCCGGCGACCGCATCCGCCTCGCCGACACCGACCTGTTCGTCGAGATCGAACAGGACCTCTCCGGCGGCAACGGCCCGAGCGGCGGTGACGAGGCCGTCTTCGGCGGCGGCAAGGTGATCCGCGAGTCCATGGGACAGGCCCGCACCACCCGCGCCGAGGGCGCCCCCGACACGGTCATCACCGGCGCCGTCATCCTCGACCACTGGGGGATCGTCAAGGCGGACGTCGGCATCCGCGACGGGCGCATCTGCGGCATCGGCAAGGCCGGCAACCCCGACACCATGGACGGCGTCCGCCCCTCCCTGGTCATCGGCCCGGAGACGGAGATCATCGCCGGCAACGGCCGGATCCTCACCGCCGGCGCCATCGACGCCCACGTCCACTTCATCACCCCCACCCTCGCCGACGAGGCGCTCTCCGCCGGCGTCACCACCATGGTCGGCGGCGGCACCGGCCCGGCCGAGGGCTCCAAGGCCACCACCGTCACCCCCGGCTCCTGGCACCTCGCCCGGATGCTGGAGGCGCTGGACTCCACCCCGGTCAACATCGGCCTGCTCGCCAAGGGCAACACCGTCAGCGAGGCCGCGCTCCTCGCCCAGCTGCGCGGCGGGGCCGCCGGCTTCAAGATCCACGAGGACTGGGGCGCCACCCCCGCCGTCATCGACGCCTGCCTGCGGGTCTGCGAGGACACCGGCGCCCAGCTCGCCATCCACACCGACACCCTCAACGAGGCCGGATTCGTCGAGGACACCCTCGCGGCCATCGCCGGGCGCACCATCCACACGTACCACACCGAGGGGGCCGGCGGCGGGCACGCGCCCGACATCATCGAGGTCGTCGCGCAGCCCAACGTGCTTCCGTCCTCCACCAACCCCACCCGCCCGCACACCGTCAACACCGTCGACGAGCACCTCGACATGCTGATGGTCTGCCACCACCTCAACCCCGCCGTCCCCGAGGACCTGGCGTTCGCCGAGTCGCGGATCCGCCCCACCACCATCGCGGCCGAGGACGTGCTGCACGACCTCGGGGCGATCTCCATCATCAGCTCCGACTCCCAGGCCATGGGCCGCATCGGCGAGGTCATCCTGCGCACCTGGCAGACCGCCCACGTGATGAAGCGCCGCCGCGGACCCCTCGCCGGCGACGGCCCCGCCGACAACCTGCGCGCCCGCCGCTACGTCGCCAAGTACACGATCAACCCGGCGATCGCCCAGGGCCTGCACACCGAGATCGGCTCGGTGGAGACCGGCAAGCTCGCCGACCTGGTGCTGTGGACCCCCGCCTTCTTCGGCGTCAAGCCCGACCTCGTCATCAAGGGCGGAACCATCGCCTGGGCCCAGATGGGCGACGCCAACGCCTCCATCCCCACCCCCCAGCCGGTGCTGCCCCGCGGCATGTTCGGAGCCACCGGCCGCGCCGCCTCCACCGGCTCGCTCAACTTCGTCTCCCCGCTGGCCATCGAGGACTCCCTGCCCGAGCGGCTGCACCTGCACAAGCCGTTCACCGCGACCGCCTCCACCCGGGGCGTCACCAAGGACGACATGCGGCTCAACGACGCCCGGCCGCACGTGGAGGTGGACCCGGACACCTTCACCGTGCGCATCGACGGCGACCCGGTCGAACCCGAACCGGCGCGGGAGCTGCCCATGGCCCAGCGCTACTTCCTCTTCTGA
- a CDS encoding urease accessory protein UreD: MTPLEVAAPVEPRPGTPPGAAAVRRGAPRVHGARGATRGAVRATARILAAPDGRGGTALPVLVGGGPFAPRRTRAAGPDDAELAQVTIVGAMSAPLGGDRLRIEVRVEAGARLRVTSAAATLALPGGVPDSVAEYDVEVSVGEGAELHWSPEPLIAAAGSRLRMRTRIDLAGSARLWYREEQVLGRYGERPGRLDTRLTVRRDGRPLLDQEQQSGPGAPGWDGPAVLHTHRAVGQLLVVDPAWAESGPPGPHVLGATAARRGASNRGARPTGHPGDAAVLPLVGPAALVCAAAPDALALRRLLEAGAARTRG; the protein is encoded by the coding sequence ATGACGCCGCTGGAGGTGGCCGCCCCGGTCGAGCCCCGGCCCGGGACCCCGCCCGGTGCGGCCGCCGTCCGGCGCGGCGCGCCCCGGGTGCACGGCGCCCGCGGTGCCACCCGCGGCGCCGTGCGGGCGACCGCCCGGATCCTCGCCGCACCCGACGGCCGGGGCGGCACGGCGCTGCCCGTCCTGGTCGGCGGCGGCCCGTTCGCGCCCCGCCGCACCCGCGCCGCCGGCCCGGACGACGCGGAGCTCGCCCAGGTGACGATCGTCGGCGCGATGAGCGCCCCGCTCGGCGGGGACCGGCTGCGGATCGAGGTGCGGGTCGAGGCCGGCGCGCGGCTGCGGGTCACCAGCGCCGCCGCCACCCTCGCCCTGCCCGGGGGCGTCCCGGACAGCGTGGCGGAGTACGACGTCGAGGTGTCGGTGGGGGAGGGGGCCGAGCTGCACTGGTCCCCCGAGCCGCTGATCGCGGCCGCCGGCAGCCGGCTGCGCATGCGCACCCGGATCGACCTCGCCGGCTCGGCGCGGCTGTGGTACCGCGAGGAGCAGGTCCTCGGCCGCTACGGGGAGCGGCCCGGCCGACTCGACACCCGGCTGACGGTGCGCCGCGACGGCCGCCCGCTGCTCGACCAGGAGCAGCAGTCCGGCCCGGGCGCGCCCGGCTGGGATGGCCCGGCGGTGCTGCACACCCACCGCGCGGTCGGCCAGCTGCTGGTGGTGGATCCGGCGTGGGCGGAGTCGGGGCCGCCCGGGCCGCACGTGCTCGGGGCCACCGCCGCCCGCCGGGGCGCCTCCAACCGGGGCGCCCGCCCGACCGGGCACCCGGGCGACGCCGCCGTCCTGCCCCTGGTGGGCCCCGCGGCCCTGGTCTGCGCCGCCGCCCCCGACGCCCTGGCCCTGCGCCGGCTGCTGGAGGCGGGGGCCGCCAGGACGAGGGGATGA
- a CDS encoding urease subunit gamma: protein MRLTPHEQERLLIHVAADVARRRKERGLKLNHPEAVALITSFVLEGARDGLSVAELMEKGRQVLTRDDVMEGIPEMIHDVQVEATFPDGTKLVTVHDPIV from the coding sequence ATGCGACTGACCCCGCACGAGCAGGAACGCCTGCTCATCCACGTGGCAGCGGACGTGGCCAGGCGCCGCAAGGAGCGCGGCCTCAAGCTCAACCATCCCGAGGCGGTCGCCCTGATCACCTCCTTCGTGCTCGAGGGCGCGCGCGACGGGCTCAGCGTCGCCGAACTCATGGAGAAGGGGCGCCAGGTGCTCACCCGCGACGACGTCATGGAGGGCATCCCCGAGATGATCCACGACGTGCAGGTCGAGGCGACCTTCCCGGACGGCACCAAGCTGGTCACCGTGCACGACCCGATCGTGTGA
- a CDS encoding urease subunit beta, with translation MVPGQIVFGDGPIRVNAGRPVTTLTVVNTADRPVQVGSHYHFAEANPGLEFDRAAAHGLRLDVPAGTAVRFEPGIPTEVHLVPIGGRRVVAGLRGQTRGALDA, from the coding sequence ATGGTCCCCGGGCAGATCGTCTTCGGCGACGGGCCGATCCGGGTCAACGCCGGCCGGCCCGTCACCACGCTCACCGTGGTCAACACCGCCGACCGCCCCGTCCAGGTCGGATCCCACTACCACTTCGCCGAGGCCAACCCCGGCCTGGAGTTCGACCGCGCCGCCGCCCACGGCCTGCGCCTGGACGTCCCCGCCGGCACCGCCGTGCGCTTCGAACCCGGCATCCCGACCGAGGTGCACCTCGTCCCGATCGGCGGACGCCGCGTCGTCGCCGGCCTGCGCGGCCAGACCCGAGGAGCCCTCGATGCGTGA
- a CDS encoding NUDIX domain-containing protein gives MTTERGTAAPHAGGTPTGATASGARPDLLEHDAWLATLPTFHAAAAALITDPLGRVLVVKPNYRPGWNLPGGVMEGDEPPHACCRREVAEEVGLDVTPGRLLVVDWVTPRPGARGWFGYVFDCGTLADPSAIRLQEEELDAYAFKPVEEAVELLPEYKAARLRAAVEAAARGTTAYLHGGTPVAASS, from the coding sequence ATGACGACCGAACGTGGAACCGCCGCCCCGCACGCCGGGGGCACCCCCACCGGGGCGACCGCCTCGGGGGCCCGACCCGACCTGCTGGAGCACGACGCCTGGCTCGCCACGCTGCCGACCTTCCACGCGGCCGCCGCGGCGCTGATCACCGACCCGCTGGGGCGGGTGCTCGTGGTCAAGCCGAACTACCGGCCGGGCTGGAACCTGCCGGGCGGGGTGATGGAGGGCGACGAACCACCCCACGCGTGCTGCCGCCGGGAGGTGGCCGAGGAGGTGGGCCTGGACGTCACACCGGGTCGGCTGCTGGTCGTGGACTGGGTGACGCCGCGTCCGGGCGCCCGGGGCTGGTTCGGCTACGTCTTCGACTGCGGGACGCTGGCGGACCCGTCGGCCATCCGCCTGCAGGAGGAGGAGCTCGACGCCTACGCGTTCAAGCCGGTGGAGGAGGCCGTGGAACTGCTGCCGGAGTACAAGGCGGCGCGGCTGCGGGCGGCGGTCGAGGCCGCCGCGCGGGGGACGACGGCCTACCTGCACGGCGGTACGCCGGTCGCGGCGTCGTCCTGA
- the ureG gene encoding urease accessory protein UreG, producing the protein MHRDDFADYPHRHTGPAATTRPDGRRRALRVGLGGPVGSGKTATVAALCRVLRDELSLAVVTNDIYTTEDAQFLLRNAVLPPERITAVETGCCPHTAIRDDISANLEAIEDLEEGFAETTPLDLVLVESGGDNLTATFSQGLVDFQIFVIDVSGGDKIPRKGGPGVSTSDLLVINKTDLAPLVGADLGVMARDAAAQRGDLPTLFCSLAAPDGVAPIAAWVRERLAEWTAGTDRPRPAAVGT; encoded by the coding sequence TTGCATCGTGACGACTTCGCCGACTACCCCCACCGGCACACCGGCCCCGCCGCCACCACACGACCGGACGGCCGCCGCCGCGCCCTCCGCGTCGGCCTCGGCGGCCCGGTCGGCTCCGGCAAGACCGCCACCGTCGCGGCGCTGTGCCGGGTGCTGCGCGACGAGCTCTCCCTCGCCGTGGTCACCAACGACATCTACACCACCGAGGACGCGCAGTTCCTGCTGCGCAACGCCGTGCTGCCGCCGGAGCGGATCACCGCCGTGGAGACCGGCTGCTGCCCGCACACCGCGATCCGCGACGACATCTCGGCGAACCTGGAGGCCATCGAGGACCTGGAGGAGGGGTTCGCCGAGACGACCCCGCTGGACCTGGTGCTCGTCGAGTCGGGCGGCGACAACCTCACCGCGACCTTCAGCCAGGGCCTGGTGGACTTCCAGATCTTCGTCATCGACGTCTCCGGCGGTGACAAGATCCCGCGCAAGGGCGGCCCCGGCGTCTCCACCTCCGATCTGCTGGTGATCAACAAGACCGACCTGGCGCCGCTGGTCGGGGCCGACCTCGGGGTGATGGCGCGCGACGCGGCGGCGCAGCGCGGCGACCTGCCCACGCTGTTCTGCTCGCTGGCCGCCCCGGACGGCGTGGCGCCGATCGCCGCCTGGGTGCGCGAACGCCTCGCCGAGTGGACGGCCGGCACCGACCGGCCGCGGCCGGCCGCCGTGGGCACATGA
- a CDS encoding urease accessory protein UreF, with the protein MSTEPTSPEAGPAAGPTTAAGPAATAALGALLLLTDGRLPSGAHAHSGGVEAAVATGRVTDTGSLHAFLLGRLTTTGLTTAALAAAACAEVDPRELDAAADARTPAPTARAVSRRLGRQLLRAARAAWPHPALDQLAAAWPRGPHQSVVLGTTARAAGLDPHHAALAAAHDTVTGSATAAVRLLGLDPIAVSAVQARLAGQVDAVAARAAEAAHRARVHGPDVLPAHSAPLLDLLAEDHATWEVRLFAS; encoded by the coding sequence ATGAGCACCGAACCCACCAGCCCCGAAGCCGGGCCGGCCGCCGGGCCGACCACCGCGGCCGGCCCGGCGGCCACCGCCGCCCTCGGCGCCCTGCTGCTGCTCACCGACGGCCGCCTCCCCTCCGGCGCGCACGCGCACTCCGGCGGAGTGGAGGCGGCCGTCGCCACCGGCCGGGTCACCGACACCGGCAGCCTGCACGCCTTCCTGCTGGGCCGCCTGACCACCACCGGCCTGACCACCGCGGCGCTGGCCGCGGCCGCCTGCGCCGAGGTCGACCCCCGGGAGCTCGACGCCGCCGCCGACGCCCGCACCCCCGCGCCCACCGCCCGCGCCGTCTCCCGGCGCCTCGGGCGCCAGCTCCTGCGCGCGGCCCGCGCCGCCTGGCCGCACCCGGCGCTCGACCAGCTCGCCGCCGCCTGGCCACGCGGCCCCCACCAGAGCGTCGTCCTGGGCACCACCGCCCGGGCCGCCGGCCTGGACCCGCACCACGCCGCGCTCGCCGCCGCCCACGACACCGTCACCGGATCCGCGACGGCGGCCGTGCGCCTGCTCGGCCTGGACCCGATCGCCGTCTCCGCGGTACAGGCCCGGCTCGCCGGCCAGGTCGACGCCGTCGCCGCCCGCGCCGCCGAGGCGGCCCACCGGGCCCGCGTCCACGGACCGGACGTGCTGCCCGCCCACTCCGCCCCCCTCCTCGACCTGCTGGCCGAGGACCACGCCACCTGGGAGGTGCGTCTCTTTGCATCGTGA
- a CDS encoding aldehyde dehydrogenase family protein: protein MPLTRGLLIDGREVPASSGRTTADTDPWTGRPYAHVAAGTPQDVTRAVDAAAAAFPAWAATPPGRRREIFLRAAEIMAGRADEAAELIAGEVGGVRPWAAFNVRLAADMLREAAAAITRPTGRLLATDAPGAYSTQVRVPVGVVAALAPWNAPAILGTRAVALPLAVGNTVVLKPSEDAPIACGLFVADVLHEAGLPPGVLNVVTNDRADAAEVVSALIADPRVRTVNFTGSTEVGRAIGVQAARHLKPAVLELGGKNPLLVLADADVEYAVDAATFGSFMNAGQICMSADRIFVHRDLAEEFLGRFAARVDALPCGDPADPATAVGPLINTRSAERIHALVRDAVGAGARLLAGSGEIEGPGTLIRPVVLTDVTEEMEIHSAEIFGPATVVRVFDSTDEAVELANDTPYGLTAGVLTENLATGLDVARRLNTGIVHVNDQTVGDEPTAPFGGVKDSGYGRFGGQAGVEAFTTTRWITLQAHGHAHYPI from the coding sequence ATGCCCCTCACCCGTGGCCTGCTCATCGACGGCCGGGAGGTCCCCGCCTCCTCCGGCCGCACCACCGCCGACACCGACCCGTGGACCGGCCGACCGTACGCGCACGTCGCCGCCGGGACCCCGCAGGACGTCACCCGCGCCGTGGACGCCGCCGCGGCCGCCTTCCCGGCGTGGGCCGCGACACCGCCGGGAAGGCGGCGGGAGATCTTCCTGCGGGCCGCGGAGATCATGGCCGGGCGGGCCGACGAGGCGGCGGAACTCATCGCCGGCGAGGTGGGCGGCGTCCGCCCGTGGGCCGCGTTCAACGTGCGCCTGGCCGCCGACATGCTGCGGGAGGCCGCCGCCGCGATCACCCGGCCCACCGGGCGGCTGCTGGCCACCGACGCGCCCGGCGCCTACTCCACGCAGGTCAGGGTGCCGGTCGGGGTCGTCGCCGCCCTCGCCCCGTGGAACGCCCCGGCGATCCTGGGCACCCGCGCCGTCGCCCTGCCGCTGGCGGTCGGCAACACCGTGGTGCTCAAGCCCAGCGAGGACGCGCCGATCGCCTGCGGGCTGTTCGTCGCCGACGTCCTGCACGAGGCCGGGCTGCCGCCCGGCGTGCTCAACGTGGTCACCAACGACCGCGCCGACGCCGCCGAGGTGGTCTCCGCCCTGATCGCCGACCCCCGGGTGCGGACCGTCAACTTCACCGGCTCCACCGAGGTCGGCCGCGCCATCGGCGTCCAGGCGGCCCGGCACCTCAAGCCGGCCGTGCTGGAGCTCGGCGGCAAGAACCCGCTGCTGGTGCTCGCCGACGCCGACGTGGAGTACGCGGTGGACGCCGCCACCTTCGGCTCCTTCATGAACGCCGGCCAGATCTGCATGTCCGCCGACCGGATCTTCGTGCACCGGGACCTCGCCGAGGAGTTCCTGGGGCGGTTCGCGGCGCGGGTCGACGCGCTGCCCTGCGGCGACCCCGCCGACCCGGCCACCGCCGTCGGCCCGCTGATCAACACCCGCTCCGCCGAGCGGATCCACGCCCTGGTCCGGGACGCCGTCGGGGCCGGCGCCCGGCTGCTGGCCGGCAGCGGGGAGATCGAGGGCCCGGGCACGCTGATCAGGCCCGTGGTGCTGACCGACGTCACCGAGGAGATGGAGATCCACTCCGCCGAGATCTTCGGCCCGGCGACGGTGGTCCGGGTGTTCGACTCCACCGACGAGGCGGTCGAACTGGCCAACGACACCCCCTACGGCCTGACCGCCGGCGTGCTCACCGAGAACCTGGCGACCGGCCTGGACGTCGCCCGCCGCCTGAACACCGGCATCGTCCACGTCAACGACCAGACCGTGGGCGACGAGCCGACGGCCCCGTTCGGCGGCGTGAAGGACTCCGGCTACGGCCGCTTCGGCGGCCAGGCCGGTGTGGAGGCGTTCACCACCACCCGGTGGATCACCCTCCAGGCCCACGGCCACGCCCACTACCCGATCTGA
- a CDS encoding lysophospholipid acyltransferase family protein: protein MVYHVLKYLLFAPVLRLLFRLRVSGREHIPARGPAILAGNHLSFLDHFLMPVTVRRRVTFLAKAEYFTGRGVRGRLTAAFFRGVGQIPVDRSGGAAAAAALAAGTGVLEAGDLLGIYPEGTRSHDGRLYRGRTGVAKLALTTGAPVVPCAMVGTFELQPTGQRLPRLGRVQVRFGPPLDFSDLRDRSDDGKVLREVTDRIMAAIAELSGQEYVDRYATAARAIQARHAAAERDLAAHSGGGPGAGETGGRGEDAAGREPGGPGAGAGPDTPAAS from the coding sequence TTGGTCTACCACGTTCTCAAGTACCTCCTGTTCGCCCCCGTCCTGCGGCTACTGTTCCGTCTCCGAGTCTCCGGGCGCGAGCACATCCCCGCGCGCGGCCCCGCGATCCTGGCCGGCAACCACCTGTCCTTCCTCGACCACTTCCTCATGCCGGTGACCGTGCGCCGCCGGGTCACCTTCCTGGCCAAGGCCGAGTACTTCACCGGGCGGGGCGTCCGCGGGCGGCTGACCGCGGCGTTCTTCCGCGGGGTCGGGCAGATCCCGGTGGACCGCAGCGGAGGGGCGGCGGCCGCCGCGGCGCTGGCGGCCGGCACCGGCGTGCTGGAGGCGGGCGACCTGCTGGGGATCTACCCCGAGGGCACCCGCTCGCACGACGGGCGGCTGTACCGGGGCCGCACCGGTGTGGCGAAGCTCGCGCTGACCACCGGGGCGCCGGTCGTGCCGTGCGCCATGGTGGGCACCTTCGAGCTCCAGCCCACCGGGCAGCGCCTCCCCCGCCTCGGCCGGGTCCAGGTGCGCTTCGGCCCGCCGCTGGACTTCTCCGACCTGCGTGACCGCTCGGACGACGGCAAGGTGCTGCGCGAGGTGACCGACCGGATCATGGCCGCCATCGCGGAGCTGTCCGGCCAGGAGTACGTGGACCGCTACGCCACGGCGGCACGGGCGATCCAGGCGCGGCACGCCGCCGCCGAGCGCGACCTGGCGGCCCACTCGGGCGGAGGGCCGGGCGCCGGGGAGACCGGCGGGCGCGGCGAGGACGCCGCGGGGCGGGAGCCCGGCGGGCCGGGTGCCGGGGCGGGGCCGGACACGCCCGCGGCCTCCTGA